In Necator americanus strain Aroian chromosome IV, whole genome shotgun sequence, the following proteins share a genomic window:
- a CDS encoding hypothetical protein (NECATOR_CHRIV.G17257.T1), producing the protein MKCLLFLLFCLVLVCGEVRSHSCSGKLETGHCRALIPRWGFDEQTGTCKEFNYGGCGGNSNNFESEELCRKTCKAGQQTKLNRKHKL; encoded by the exons ATGAAgtgtcttttatttcttctcttctgccttGTTTTAG TGTGCGGAGAGGTAAGGAGTCATTCGTGCAGCGGGAAATTAGAAACAGGACATTGCAGAGCTCTTATACCAAG ATGGGGATTTGACGAACAGACAGGCACCTGCAAAGAATTCAACTACGGTGGTTGTGGAGGAAACTCAAACAACTTCGAAAGTGAAGAGCTCTGTAGGAAAACCTGCAAAGCCGGGCAACAGACAAAGTTAAACCGCAAACATAAACTGTAG
- a CDS encoding hypothetical protein (NECATOR_CHRIV.G17253.T1), whose amino-acid sequence MRFLLFLLVCVALVSGMGMKGSGHLCNGDLLTGPCRAKMERWGLDKESGKCKKFIYGGCGGNRNNFKSKEQCKKRCKAD is encoded by the exons ATGAggtttcttctatttcttctcgTCTGCGTTGCTTTAG TGAGCGGAATGGGAATGAAGGGAAGTGGTCATCTATGCAATGGGGATTTACTAACAGGACCTTGCAGGGCTAAAATGGAAAG ATGGGGATTGGATAAGGAATCaggaaagtgcaaaaaattcATCTACGGTGGTTGCGGTGgaaacagaaacaattttaaaagtaAAGAGCAATGCAAGAAACGTTGCAAAGCGGACTGA
- a CDS encoding hypothetical protein (NECATOR_CHRIV.G17256.T1), whose amino-acid sequence MRFLLFLLFCLALVSSERKYGSRGDKFWSGRNKNTNPCKEKFGVTGPCLALFTKWGFNSTSGKCEEFTYGGCKGNGNKFDTEEECRNRCEVRGDAKT is encoded by the exons ATGAggtttcttctatttcttctcttctgtctCGCTTTAG TGAGCAGTGAAAGAAAATACGGATCCAGGGGAGATAAATTTTGGAGTGGCAGGAACAAAAATACGAATCCATGCAAGGAAAAGTTTGGAGTAACAGGACCCTGCTTGGCTCTCTTCACAAA GTGGGGATTTAACTCAACCTCAGGAAAATGTGAGGAATTCACCTACGGAGGTTGTAAAGGAAACGGAAACAAATTTGACACTGAAGAGGAATGCAGAAACCGTTGCGAAGTCCGAGGAGATGCAAAGAcctaa
- a CDS encoding hypothetical protein (NECATOR_CHRIV.G17254.T1): MQDEPCSSKSSKVASNNWKRGHRRAWSMPNAKGEKMTLAVIHDKETMADGNTHRRRIVRYRLHPGKRGRLAAGADTVEQNGGFPATGLRFDLPGMPHPDEDDNELEVEINEEEVVVPADSGRGARTIVKRFWEARWKATNFEYLPEWLQDNEYLRTGHRPPLPSFSSCLKSIFALHTEIGNICTHMYGCIAFIGVALWFLTRPSTQVQFMEKIIFSTYFLGAILCLGMSFLFHTVACHSDSVGKFFNKLDYTGITLLIVGSFIPWLYYGFYCRPQPMIIYITMISVLGLLAMVVSLWDKFAQPKYRAFRAGVFVAMGLSAIFPPAHMLVVDGLEFMYKKASLVWMLSMSAMYIEQLYMRPEFQNDGFVEDAIYGSNRTSYFTHLL; encoded by the exons ATGCAAGATGAGCCATGTTCATCCAAGTCGAGCAAAGTGGCCAGCAACAACTGGAAACGTGGACATCGTCGTGCTTGGAGTATGCCGAATGCGAAAGGCGAGAAAATGACACTAGCTGTCATTCATGATAAGGAGACAATG GCCGATGGAAATACGCATAGGCGTCGTATAGTACGATATCGTCTTCATCCAGGGAAACGAGGGCGATTGGCTGCTGGTGCCGATACCGTTGAGCAAAATGGTGGTTTCCCGGCCACGGGGCTTCGATTTGACTTGCCCGGAATGCCACATCCAGACGAGGACGATAACGAGCTTGAG GTAGAAATCAATGAGGAAGAGGTGGTTGTGCCAGCCGATTCTGGAAGAGGAGCTAGAACAATTGTGAAAAGA TTCTGGGAAGCTCGGTGGAAAGCAACGAACTTTGAATACCTTCCAGAGTGGTTGCAGGATAATGAATATCTCAGGACAG GTCACCGCCCTCCACTTCCGTCCTTCAGTAGCTGTTTAAAGAGTATTTTCGCTCTTCATACCGAAATCGGTAATATTTGCACACACATGTATG GATGTATTGCGTTCATTGGCGTTGCACTTTGGTTTCTAACGCGACCGAGCACTCAGGTTCAGTTTATGGAAAAGATAATATTTTCAACGTATTTTCTCGGTGCAATACTATGCCTCGGAATGTCTTTCTTGTTCCACACTGTTGCATGTCATTCCGACTCTGTGGGAAAGTTTTTCAACAA GTTGGATTACACCGGGATTACTTTGCTGATTGTTGGCTCATTTATTCCTTGGCTCTACTATGGATTCTATTGTCGACCCCAGCCAATGATTATCTACATCACAATGATTAGTGTACTAGGTTTACTAGCCATGGTTGTGTCATTGTGGGACAAGTTTGCGCAGCCCAAATACAG agcTTTTCGTGCTGGTGTTTTCGTTGCTATGGGACTGTCAGCAATTTTTCCGCCTGCGCATATGTTAGTTGTCGATGGCCTCGAATTTATGTATAAGAAG GCATCGCTAGTTTGGATGTTATCTATGAGCGCTATGTATATAGAGCAGCTATATATGCGACCAGAATTCCAGAATGATGGTTTCGTGGAAGATGCGATTTATGG ttcTAATCGCACCAGTTATTTCACACATTTGTTGTAA
- a CDS encoding hypothetical protein (NECATOR_CHRIV.G17255.T1): MLDGERKSKLKLVRKSSTIDHGVTCTGRHGDCFRLCTYNARTVSTDADLHAYSSTPAADETELYAFHEGLQELIRNEMSFYNLLLAPVFFHKNSTAYQN, translated from the coding sequence ATGCTGGACGGTGAGAGGAAATCAAAGCTCAAGTTGGTCAGGAAGTCTTCGACTATAGACCACGGCGTCACATGCACGggtcgccatggagactgtttCAGACtatgtacttacaacgcgagaacagtgtccacagacgctgacctgcatgcctaCTCATCAACACCAGCGGCTGATGAAACCGAACTGTACGCATTTCATGAGGGACTGCAGGAACTGATCCGCAACGAAATGTCCTTCTACAACCTCTTGCTCGCTCCTGTCTTCTTTCATAAGAATTCGACTGCATACCAAAACTGA